In Streptomyces sp. NBC_00704, a genomic segment contains:
- a CDS encoding protein spdB, with product MKARTVLPAVAMTAVSMVLTLAVVVMWLGGAMPWPVALVVGLGIDGGWLATLAYERRLAAQGDHSRTVTGVGWGFGLIATGVLVAHALTADQSTGAWLAVAWLPVAAKALWLVHGLWERTALTPVALDAIAGIQQEARDEAAVARARLRAEAATEETRLTAVTQAGASVARVQAKTAETLAGAWSTLEAARRGEDTGRALTSVTTPVTPDVTPRWELPVWGPVETVPVLALALTDEALDRLVYEIRHSQTPALSYREMAARFRAAGHSASEVRLREAWKRVVAA from the coding sequence GTGAAGGCGCGCACCGTTCTGCCGGCCGTCGCGATGACGGCCGTGTCCATGGTGCTCACCCTGGCCGTGGTCGTGATGTGGCTGGGCGGCGCGATGCCGTGGCCGGTCGCGCTGGTCGTCGGTCTGGGCATCGACGGGGGATGGCTGGCCACCCTCGCCTATGAGCGCAGGTTGGCCGCGCAGGGCGACCACAGCCGCACTGTGACCGGCGTCGGCTGGGGCTTCGGCCTGATCGCCACCGGCGTTCTGGTCGCCCACGCGCTCACCGCCGACCAGTCCACCGGGGCGTGGCTGGCTGTGGCGTGGCTGCCGGTCGCGGCCAAGGCCTTGTGGCTGGTGCACGGTCTGTGGGAGCGCACCGCGCTCACCCCGGTCGCGCTGGACGCGATCGCGGGCATTCAGCAGGAAGCCCGCGACGAGGCGGCCGTGGCGCGTGCCCGGCTGCGCGCTGAAGCGGCCACCGAGGAGACGCGGCTGACGGCCGTGACGCAGGCCGGGGCGAGCGTCGCACGCGTGCAGGCCAAGACCGCAGAGACCCTCGCCGGGGCGTGGTCGACGCTGGAGGCGGCGCGGCGCGGCGAGGACACCGGTAGGGCGCTGACCAGCGTGACGACCCCCGTCACACCGGACGTCACGCCCCGCTGGGAGCTGCCCGTGTGGGGCCCGGTGGAGACGGTTCCCGTGCTCGCTCTCGCGCTCACCGATGAGGCACTCGACCGGCTGGTGTACGAGATCCGGCACAGCCAGACCCCCGCCCTGTCGTACCGCGAGATGGCCGCCCGCTTCCGCGCGGCCGGCCATTCCGCATCCGAGGTCCGCTTGCGCGAGGCGTGGAAGCGCGTGGTCGCCGCGTGA
- a CDS encoding RRQRL motif-containing zinc-binding protein, with the protein MRFWDPDGATFGIPTYPLRMAPAGLATRRQLRARGLRPGGQQVAAQVLWRYPRGIAAAYLYRIDLAKPVRPMTAGRWRAHEAMMRRRRTCPVCRRDVGYVIRTSIGTCEPCDPTLPAADQRRSPALRSS; encoded by the coding sequence GTGCGGTTCTGGGATCCGGACGGTGCGACGTTCGGCATCCCCACCTACCCGCTGCGCATGGCCCCCGCCGGGCTCGCCACCCGCCGCCAACTGAGGGCGCGTGGCCTGCGGCCCGGTGGTCAGCAGGTGGCCGCTCAAGTGCTGTGGCGCTACCCGCGCGGCATCGCGGCCGCCTACCTGTACCGGATCGACCTGGCCAAGCCGGTGCGTCCGATGACGGCGGGCCGGTGGCGGGCGCACGAGGCGATGATGCGCCGCCGCCGCACCTGCCCCGTCTGCCGGCGCGACGTCGGCTACGTGATCCGCACGTCCATCGGCACGTGCGAGCCCTGCGACCCCACCCTTCCCGCCGCCGACCAGCGGCGATCCCCTGCTTTGAGGAGTAGCTGA
- a CDS encoding pRL2-8, with protein sequence MTVKPTPPGECPQCWQHAHDRSIHRRLAPREDCPQCVDHMRNGHPHLVPKKPSRWW encoded by the coding sequence ATGACCGTCAAGCCGACGCCGCCGGGCGAGTGCCCGCAGTGCTGGCAGCACGCCCACGACCGCAGCATCCACCGCAGGCTCGCACCGCGCGAGGACTGCCCCCAGTGCGTCGACCACATGCGCAACGGCCACCCCCACCTCGTGCCGAAGAAGCCGTCGCGCTGGTGGTGA
- a CDS encoding FtsK/SpoIIIE domain-containing protein, translating to MSDNVVHLHKDTTPAAPTVLTVVPDPSPPAPVPLWVRSGRAVKMAVTHDRTRTAGRAVARHSLYVAGGARIVARRTWDGKTAARYERFMRAAEAAGNMDAAMEWEERAQRYRDARHRRRMDLLHSPLDAAKGLAVGTGMGIGSLVALGIVMAIANKDVTDVITPIAAVIEFINLLITIVRVVWGPLVSLGPFLALLALWAVGSKQQAAPAWAMPANVRSGEGEPITPSIVVKALRDLGVSTLAKAIKEMGDAGASMLGPIRIAGCGVEVDVTLPSGVSTNEVQARRRKLAENLTRHEHEVFITIPEAARTVRLWVADSGALDEPIGPSPLVTDETITADYAKGRAPWGQDLRGDAASLSLYQRHLLITGLSNQGKTAALRSLALWAALDRRVEFRIADLKGAGDWAMFDGLATVLIQGPTDEHVIEATEMVESLVDEMNRRIAARQADPTVVFDPLIGIVDEAQVAFMCPAVDDEKRPYGGSKATSRYFMAVRKVHNQGRVVDVLMYEGTQDPTDQNLPKLVREGAHTRASLALGTEAQAVMALGEKAVNGGAAPHLLRQGLDKGTLVVASDGIEIPKGQSSITVRTHFIGDKDAKAITDRAKALRNGVITLRAVDRGEKRDPLADILAVLGDEKRVFTQDVIKRLSVLDAEAYGRWSFGDLTRVLDAAGTEAKKSHGRMVVRADDIARALADRDADGSASVSH from the coding sequence ATGTCCGACAACGTCGTTCACCTGCACAAAGACACCACCCCCGCCGCGCCGACCGTGCTCACCGTCGTGCCCGACCCCTCCCCGCCCGCCCCGGTGCCCCTGTGGGTGCGCTCCGGGCGCGCCGTGAAGATGGCCGTCACGCACGACCGCACGAGGACCGCCGGCCGCGCGGTCGCCCGGCACTCCCTCTACGTGGCCGGTGGGGCGCGCATCGTGGCCCGCCGCACCTGGGACGGCAAGACCGCCGCCCGCTACGAGCGGTTCATGCGCGCGGCGGAGGCCGCGGGGAACATGGACGCGGCCATGGAGTGGGAGGAGCGCGCCCAGCGCTACCGCGACGCCCGCCACCGCCGCCGCATGGACCTCCTCCACTCCCCGCTCGACGCCGCCAAGGGCCTGGCCGTGGGCACCGGAATGGGCATCGGGTCCCTGGTCGCCCTCGGGATCGTCATGGCCATCGCGAACAAGGACGTCACCGACGTCATCACCCCCATCGCGGCCGTGATCGAGTTCATCAACCTGCTGATCACGATCGTCCGCGTGGTGTGGGGGCCGCTGGTCTCGCTGGGCCCGTTCCTCGCGCTGCTGGCGCTGTGGGCGGTCGGCAGCAAGCAGCAGGCCGCGCCCGCGTGGGCGATGCCCGCCAACGTCCGATCGGGCGAGGGCGAGCCGATCACGCCCTCGATCGTGGTCAAGGCCCTGCGCGACCTCGGAGTGTCGACTCTGGCCAAGGCCATCAAGGAGATGGGCGACGCCGGCGCGTCCATGCTCGGGCCCATCCGGATCGCCGGATGCGGCGTGGAAGTCGACGTCACGCTTCCGTCCGGGGTGTCGACGAACGAGGTACAGGCCAGGCGGCGCAAGCTCGCCGAGAACCTCACCCGGCACGAGCACGAGGTGTTCATCACCATCCCGGAAGCGGCCCGCACGGTGCGGCTGTGGGTCGCCGACTCCGGGGCGCTGGACGAGCCGATCGGCCCGTCCCCTCTGGTGACCGACGAGACGATCACGGCCGACTACGCCAAGGGCCGCGCCCCCTGGGGACAGGACCTGCGCGGCGACGCCGCATCGCTGAGCCTGTATCAGCGCCACCTGCTCATCACGGGATTGTCCAACCAGGGCAAGACGGCCGCGCTGCGCTCGCTCGCGCTGTGGGCGGCGCTGGACCGTCGGGTGGAGTTCCGGATCGCCGACCTCAAGGGCGCGGGTGACTGGGCCATGTTCGACGGGCTCGCCACCGTCCTCATCCAGGGGCCGACCGATGAGCACGTGATCGAGGCGACCGAGATGGTCGAGAGCCTGGTCGACGAGATGAACCGGCGCATCGCGGCGCGCCAGGCCGACCCCACCGTGGTGTTCGATCCGCTGATCGGCATCGTGGACGAGGCGCAGGTGGCGTTCATGTGCCCGGCCGTGGACGACGAGAAGCGGCCCTACGGCGGGTCCAAGGCCACGTCCCGCTACTTCATGGCCGTGCGCAAGGTCCACAACCAGGGCCGCGTGGTCGACGTGCTCATGTACGAGGGCACGCAGGACCCAACCGACCAGAACCTTCCCAAGCTGGTCCGCGAGGGCGCGCACACCCGCGCCTCCCTCGCGCTGGGCACCGAGGCGCAGGCCGTCATGGCCCTCGGCGAGAAGGCCGTCAACGGCGGCGCCGCACCGCACCTGCTCCGCCAAGGTCTGGACAAGGGGACCCTGGTCGTCGCCTCCGACGGCATCGAGATCCCCAAGGGCCAGTCGTCCATCACCGTGCGCACGCACTTCATCGGCGACAAGGATGCCAAGGCCATCACGGACCGGGCCAAGGCCCTGCGCAACGGTGTCATCACCCTGCGCGCCGTCGACCGGGGCGAGAAGCGCGACCCGCTCGCCGACATCCTCGCCGTCCTCGGAGACGAGAAGCGGGTGTTCACGCAGGACGTCATCAAGCGTCTGTCCGTGCTCGACGCGGAGGCCTACGGCCGCTGGTCGTTCGGCGACCTCACCCGCGTTCTGGACGCGGCCGGCACGGAAGCCAAGAAGTCCCACGGTCGCATGGTCGTGCGCGCCGACGACATCGCCCGCGCTCTCGCCGACCGCGACGCCGACGGTTCCGCTTCCGTCTCCCACTAA